The following proteins are co-located in the Pyrococcus abyssi GE5 genome:
- a CDS encoding ABC transporter ATP-binding protein — translation MSGEPLVKIENLYIDFITDRGVVKAIDGVSFDIRKGEILALIGETGCGKSVTAKAIMRLLPRNAIVKGKIIYKGRNLLELPEREMRKIRGKEIAMIFQDPLTSLNPVFTIEDQMGEMFKVHKLPVVGSILDEIVKLLKMVKIPDPEKRVKSYPFELSGGMRQRVMIAMMLSAKPSLLIADEPTTALDVTIQAQIMNLMLELREKFETSILLITHNPGVVAEMADRVVVMYAGQVVEIAPVEEIFDNPLHPYTQGLLRALPRGHKTERELENIPGRVPNLLNPPKGCRFHPRCKKAKEMCSKEKPKLIEVEKEHYVACHLYGGR, via the coding sequence GTGAGTGGGGAACCACTTGTTAAGATTGAGAACCTTTACATTGACTTCATTACCGATAGGGGAGTAGTCAAGGCGATAGACGGGGTTTCTTTTGACATAAGGAAAGGAGAAATCCTTGCCCTGATAGGAGAAACTGGCTGTGGAAAAAGCGTAACGGCAAAGGCAATTATGAGACTACTTCCAAGGAATGCAATAGTAAAGGGAAAAATTATATACAAGGGTAGGAACCTACTTGAACTTCCGGAAAGAGAGATGAGGAAGATAAGGGGAAAAGAGATAGCAATGATTTTCCAAGATCCTCTAACTTCCTTAAATCCAGTCTTTACGATAGAAGATCAGATGGGAGAGATGTTTAAGGTACATAAACTACCCGTCGTTGGAAGTATATTGGATGAGATAGTAAAACTCCTAAAGATGGTTAAAATTCCAGATCCAGAAAAGAGGGTGAAATCTTATCCATTTGAGCTTAGCGGTGGAATGAGACAGAGGGTAATGATAGCAATGATGCTATCCGCGAAGCCAAGCCTCCTAATAGCAGATGAACCCACAACTGCACTAGATGTTACGATTCAAGCCCAAATAATGAACTTAATGTTAGAATTGAGGGAAAAATTTGAAACATCAATCCTACTAATTACCCACAATCCAGGGGTTGTCGCTGAAATGGCGGATAGGGTTGTTGTAATGTACGCGGGTCAGGTAGTTGAGATAGCTCCAGTTGAGGAAATATTTGACAATCCTCTTCACCCTTACACTCAGGGTCTTCTAAGGGCATTGCCAAGAGGGCACAAAACGGAAAGAGAGTTAGAGAACATACCAGGAAGGGTTCCGAACCTCTTAAATCCTCCAAAGGGATGCAGATTCCACCCGAGATGTAAAAAGGCAAAAGAAATGTGCAGCAAAGAGAAGCCCAAACTGATAGAGGTTGAGAAGGAACATTACGTTGCATGCCACCTTTACGGAGGTAGATGA
- a CDS encoding ABC transporter ATP-binding protein, producing the protein MKDFIVTENLKKYFPVRGGLFKQKNLYVHAVDGISINIRKGETFGLAGESGCGKSTFGRLLLRLIEPTEGSIYFDGIDITKLDKDEMRKLRRRMGIVFQDPKSSLNPRMTIYDTLKRPLEIHRLAESEEEKYDKIVEILEAVGLGEEHLSRYPHELSGGQLQRVSIARAIITNPDFVVLDEPTSALDISVQAQILNLLVNLQRKFNLTYLFISHDISVLQYMSDRIGIMYLGKVVEILSIDDFRKGEIYHPYTAYLLLSTPALHPSKRTSRKVILTGEVPSPINVPPGCRFHVRCPFVTQKCKDEEPPLVEIKKDHYVACHYPDKTREELGPLVREKLKMYSL; encoded by the coding sequence ATGAAGGACTTCATCGTAACCGAAAACTTGAAAAAATATTTCCCAGTACGAGGGGGACTTTTCAAACAAAAGAACCTTTACGTTCATGCCGTTGATGGTATAAGCATAAACATAAGAAAGGGGGAAACATTTGGACTAGCAGGAGAGAGCGGTTGTGGGAAGAGCACCTTTGGAAGGTTACTCCTCAGATTGATAGAACCAACTGAGGGGAGCATATATTTTGATGGAATAGACATAACGAAGCTGGATAAGGATGAAATGCGTAAACTTAGAAGGAGAATGGGCATCGTCTTCCAGGATCCAAAGTCATCTTTGAATCCTAGAATGACGATTTACGATACCCTTAAGAGGCCACTTGAAATCCATAGATTGGCTGAAAGTGAAGAAGAAAAATATGATAAAATAGTGGAGATACTTGAGGCCGTTGGACTTGGAGAGGAGCATCTAAGTAGGTATCCGCATGAGCTAAGTGGAGGGCAGTTACAGAGGGTTAGTATAGCAAGGGCCATAATAACAAACCCAGATTTCGTTGTATTGGATGAGCCGACATCAGCTCTGGATATCTCGGTTCAGGCCCAGATACTAAATCTCCTGGTAAACCTTCAGAGGAAATTTAATCTAACGTACCTCTTCATTTCTCACGACATCTCAGTTCTCCAGTATATGAGTGATAGGATAGGGATAATGTACCTAGGAAAGGTAGTCGAAATACTCAGCATAGATGATTTTAGGAAAGGGGAGATATACCACCCATATACAGCCTATCTTCTTCTCTCAACTCCAGCGTTGCATCCAAGTAAAAGGACATCTAGGAAAGTCATCTTAACAGGGGAAGTTCCAAGCCCGATAAATGTTCCTCCTGGATGTAGATTCCATGTTAGGTGCCCATTTGTTACTCAAAAATGCAAGGACGAAGAACCTCCGCTTGTGGAGATAAAAAAAGATCACTATGTTGCGTGTCACTATCCAGATAAGACGAGAGAAGAGCTTGGTCCTCTTGTTAGGGAGAAACTTAAAATGTATTCACTTTAA
- the nikC gene encoding nickel transporter permease has protein sequence MRRKVKKGESMWHLTWLRFKKNKLGMIGLGIIIFWVLVAIFAPFIAPYSPVEQHLEDRLKPPCEKYWFGTDEFGRDIFSRIVYGSRIALVVGIIVALISAAIGVTLGLISGYFGGKVDEIIMRAVDIVWAFPALILALAIVAILGPGLINAMIAIALVGWASYARVVRAETLSVKEELFIEAARAIGESDLRILFSYILPNVMSSILVLITYNIPSAIITASSLSFLGLGAQPPSPDWGLMLSSARVYVTRAPWYSIFPGLAIMTLVLGFNFVGDGLRDAIQPEKVS, from the coding sequence ATGAGAAGAAAAGTAAAAAAAGGAGAAAGCATGTGGCATTTAACTTGGCTAAGATTCAAAAAGAACAAATTAGGAATGATAGGGCTTGGGATAATAATATTTTGGGTTCTCGTTGCGATATTTGCCCCTTTTATAGCTCCATACTCACCAGTTGAACAACACCTAGAAGATAGGCTAAAACCTCCATGCGAGAAATATTGGTTCGGAACTGATGAATTCGGCAGGGATATATTCTCGAGAATAGTCTACGGCTCAAGAATTGCGCTGGTTGTTGGAATAATAGTTGCTTTAATTTCAGCAGCTATTGGAGTAACACTCGGCTTAATCTCTGGATACTTTGGAGGAAAAGTAGACGAGATCATAATGAGAGCTGTGGACATAGTTTGGGCATTTCCCGCCTTAATCCTTGCATTGGCAATAGTGGCAATACTTGGACCTGGACTGATAAATGCAATGATAGCAATCGCTCTAGTTGGATGGGCGTCCTATGCCAGAGTTGTTAGGGCCGAAACATTGTCCGTCAAAGAGGAACTCTTCATAGAGGCTGCAAGGGCAATCGGAGAGAGCGATCTAAGGATACTCTTCTCCTACATTCTACCCAACGTCATGTCCTCAATCCTAGTTCTTATAACTTACAACATCCCCTCCGCAATAATAACGGCATCCTCATTAAGCTTCCTAGGTCTCGGAGCTCAACCTCCAAGTCCAGATTGGGGCTTAATGCTTTCGAGTGCAAGAGTATATGTGACTAGAGCTCCCTGGTACTCAATATTTCCAGGATTGGCAATAATGACATTAGTATTAGGTTTCAACTTCGTTGGAGACGGGTTAAGAGATGCAATACAACCCGAGAAGGTGAGTTGA